In Morococcus cerebrosus, a single genomic region encodes these proteins:
- a CDS encoding sel1 repeat family protein — translation MEIFKNFLILLVLSISILSCKQYPKRNEKIADSISTGSTYWISDEEIHTLEEKASHGDKNSSFKLYQYHMFVSLNQNLEFKWLEIAAKNGHPIAQSNLADLSLAQGNKEKATFWAKKAYENGAKLPDELKILIK, via the coding sequence ATGGAAATATTTAAAAATTTCTTAATTTTATTGGTGTTATCAATTTCTATACTATCATGTAAACAATATCCGAAAAGAAATGAAAAAATAGCTGACTCCATATCAACGGGTAGTACTTATTGGATTTCGGATGAAGAAATTCATACTCTGGAAGAAAAAGCCTCTCATGGAGATAAAAATTCATCATTCAAATTATATCAATACCATATGTTTGTATCTCTAAATCAAAATTTAGAATTTAAATGGCTAGAGATAGCGGCAAAAAATGGACATCCTATTGCCCAATCCAATTTAGCTGATTTATCTTTAGCACAAGGAAATAAAGAAAAAGCCACATTTTGGGCTAAGAAAGCATATGAAAATGGTGCTAAGCTACCGGATGAATTAAAAATCTTAATAAAATAA
- the dnaQ gene encoding DNA polymerase III subunit epsilon: protein MMRRQIILDTETTGLYAENGDRLVEFAGLEMVNRQMTGRFLHLYVHPERDMPEEAARVHGLTIDVLEEKNAPPFAKVGQEISEFIRGAELIIHNAKFDVGFLNMEFRRMGLPSVEELGCEITDTLAMAREMFPGQKASLDALCNRLSIDRSKRVLHGALIDCELLGEVYLAMTRQQFDLMGGEGEEETKEDKPVIIAETKRSSHLKVIKANSEELAEHEKYLDVLGETCIWRQAAAGENV, encoded by the coding sequence TTGATGAGACGCCAGATTATCCTTGATACCGAAACCACCGGCCTTTACGCCGAAAACGGCGACCGCTTGGTCGAGTTTGCAGGACTGGAAATGGTCAACCGCCAAATGACCGGACGCTTCCTGCACCTTTACGTCCATCCCGAGCGCGATATGCCTGAAGAAGCCGCACGCGTACACGGGCTGACGATTGACGTTTTGGAAGAGAAAAACGCTCCGCCATTTGCAAAGGTCGGACAGGAAATCAGCGAATTTATCCGTGGAGCGGAATTGATTATCCACAATGCAAAATTCGACGTAGGCTTCTTAAATATGGAATTCCGCCGCATGGGTCTGCCCTCCGTCGAAGAGCTTGGTTGTGAGATTACAGATACGCTGGCGATGGCGCGTGAAATGTTTCCTGGGCAAAAAGCCAGCCTGGATGCCTTGTGCAACCGTCTTTCCATCGACAGAAGCAAACGCGTACTGCATGGCGCTTTAATCGACTGCGAACTTTTAGGCGAAGTTTATTTGGCGATGACGCGCCAACAATTCGACTTAATGGGTGGAGAAGGTGAAGAAGAAACAAAAGAAGACAAGCCTGTCATCATCGCCGAAACAAAACGTTCGTCGCACTTAAAAGTTATCAAAGCCAATTCTGAAGAGCTTGCAGAACACGAAAAATATCTCGACGTGCTGGGAGAGACCTGCATATGGAGGCAGGCAGCCGCGGGAGAGAATGTATGA
- a CDS encoding IS30 family transposase, translating into MSYTQLTQDERYHIQYLSRHCTIAEIAKQLNRHKSTISREIKRHCIQGQQYSAEKAQKQSRLTKQHRRKPYKLDSQLVQHIDTLIRRKLSPEQVCAYLHKHHGITLHHSTVYRYLRQDKSNGGTLWQHLRICSKPYRKRYGSTWTRGKVPNRVGIENRPAIVDQKTRIGDWEADTIVGKNQKSALLTLVERVTRYTIICKLKNLKAEDTARAAIRVLKAYKARVHTITMDNGKEFYQHTKIAKALKAKTYFCRPYHSWEKGLNENTNGLIRQYFPKQTDFRNISDREIRRVQDELNHRPRKTLGYETPSVLFLNLFQPLVP; encoded by the coding sequence ATGAGCTACACACAACTGACCCAAGACGAACGATACCATATCCAATACCTGTCCCGCCACTGCACCATCGCCGAAATCGCCAAACAGCTCAACCGCCACAAAAGCACCATCAGCCGCGAAATCAAGCGGCACTGCATCCAAGGACAGCAATACAGCGCCGAAAAAGCACAGAAGCAAAGCCGGCTGACCAAACAGCACCGGCGAAAACCCTATAAGCTCGATTCGCAGCTGGTTCAACACATCGACACCCTTATCCGCCGCAAACTCAGTCCCGAACAAGTATGTGCCTACCTGCATAAACACCACGGGATCACACTCCATCACAGCACCGTTTACCGCTACCTTCGCCAAGACAAAAGCAACGGCGGCACTTTGTGGCAACATCTCAGAATATGCAGCAAACCCTACCGCAAACGCTACGGCAGCACATGGACCAGAGGCAAAGTGCCCAACCGCGTCGGCATAGAGAACCGACCTGCTATCGTCGACCAGAAAACCCGCATCGGCGATTGGGAGGCCGACACCATCGTCGGCAAAAATCAGAAAAGCGCGTTATTGACCTTGGTCGAACGCGTTACCCGCTACACCATCATCTGCAAATTAAAGAACTTAAAAGCCGAAGACACTGCCCGGGCGGCCATTAGGGTATTAAAGGCATATAAAGCCAGAGTCCACACCATCACCATGGATAACGGCAAAGAGTTCTACCAACACACCAAAATAGCCAAAGCCTTGAAGGCGAAAACCTATTTTTGCCGCCCTTACCATTCTTGGGAGAAAGGGCTGAATGAGAACACCAATGGACTCATCCGGCAATATTTCCCCAAACAAACCGATTTCCGAAACATCAGCGATCGGGAGATACGCAGGGTTCAAGATGAGTTGAACCACCGGCCGAGAAAAACACTTGGCTACGAAACGCCAAGTGTTTTATTCTTAAATCTGTTCCAACCACTGGTACCCTAG
- a CDS encoding RBBP9/YdeN family alpha/beta hydrolase — MPRRVFIVHGFEGNPHGNWFDWLSAQVRAAGFQADSLAMPNPERPTISSWQFALDQHIGKPDESTFLVGHSLGCITLLHFLSRQQPEKIGGLVLAAGFTDPLPPLPVLDAYIKGAAPEFDILRKIQMPKHCIVSDNDTHVPPELTLSMAEKLKSPVTHIAKGGHLMASDGFTELPQAWEVLKPMLTG, encoded by the coding sequence ATGCCCCGACGCGTCTTTATCGTACACGGTTTTGAAGGCAATCCGCACGGCAACTGGTTTGACTGGCTCTCGGCACAAGTCCGCGCCGCAGGCTTCCAAGCCGACTCGCTGGCGATGCCCAATCCCGAACGGCCGACCATTTCTTCTTGGCAGTTCGCCCTCGACCAACACATCGGCAAACCCGACGAAAGCACCTTCTTAGTCGGACACAGCCTAGGCTGCATCACCCTTCTGCACTTCCTCAGCCGTCAGCAGCCCGAAAAAATCGGCGGCTTAGTACTGGCGGCAGGATTCACTGACCCACTGCCCCCTCTGCCCGTCCTTGATGCCTACATCAAAGGGGCCGCGCCCGAATTCGACATCCTGCGCAAAATCCAAATGCCTAAACACTGCATTGTCTCCGACAACGACACCCACGTTCCGCCCGAATTGACCTTGAGTATGGCGGAAAAACTCAAAAGCCCCGTTACCCACATCGCCAAAGGCGGACACCTGATGGCATCCGACGGCTTCACAGAACTGCCGCAAGCTTGGGAAGTATTGAAACCGATGCTTACGGGCTAG
- a CDS encoding IS5 family transposase (programmed frameshift), with the protein MNRKTYPSDISREQFAPLLPLLESARKRTAPRQVDLYDVFCAILYLQRTGCSWRALPGDFPKWRTVHSYFQRWTEPRESGISILEEALKNQVVAEHRKQGRHEATTFLIIDAQSVKNTDTAMEKGYDAGKKVSGIKRHIAVDTQGLPHALAVTTADVTDRKGCLVALERGRDNLGAIQKILADGGYTGKAFASSVQELIGAEVEIAKRNELHRFAVLPKRWVVERSFSWLEKNRRLWKNCERKLSTSLQMVALAFLGVLLRRL; encoded by the exons ATGAACAGAAAAACCTACCCAAGCGATATCAGTCGCGAGCAATTTGCGCCTCTCCTTCCCCTGCTGGAAAGTGCCCGTAAACGCACAGCGCCACGCCAGGTGGACTTGTACGATGTCTTTTGTGCCATTCTCTACCTGCAACGCACTGGCTGCTCCTGGCGCGCTTTGCCGGGCGACTTCCCCAAATGGCGCACCGTGCATTCCTACTTCCAGAGATGGACCGAACCACGCGAGAGTGGCATCAGCATCCTTGAGGAAGCATTA AAAAATCAGGTAGTTGCGGAGCACCGCAAGCAGGGGCGCCATGAAGCAACTACTTTCCTGATTATTGATGCGCAGAGTGTGAAGAACACGGATACCGCCATGGAAAAAGGCTACGATGCGGGCAAGAAGGTTAGCGGTATCAAGCGACATATAGCGGTTGACACGCAAGGTTTGCCGCATGCCCTTGCGGTAACGACGGCGGATGTTACGGATAGAAAAGGCTGCCTGGTGGCATTGGAACGTGGGCGGGATAATCTTGGTGCGATACAAAAAATCCTTGCTGACGGTGGTTACACGGGTAAGGCATTTGCTTCGTCGGTACAGGAGTTGATTGGTGCGGAGGTAGAGATTGCCAAACGAAACGAATTGCACCGTTTTGCAGTATTGCCGAAGCGATGGGTAGTAGAGCGCAGCTTTTCCTGGTTGGAAAAGAACAGGCGGCTTTGGAAAAACTGCGAGCGTAAGTTGAGTACCAGTCTGCAAATGGTAGCTTTGGCTTTCTTGGGAGTCCTGCTACGAAGACTATGA
- the hpnC gene encoding squalene synthase HpnC — translation MSVNHYENFPVGSLVMPRRLRKPTHAVYTFARTADDLADEGNAESDERLRALDELKSELDRIQRGEAPLTPLMQRLQREAIAPFKLPLQPFYDLLSAFSQDVVKTRYQDFGDLIDYCRRSANPVGRIMLHLYGQTDEVSIAQSDGICTALQLINFWQDVAVDWQKGRVYIPQDDLQKFNVSEAQIAEGKADFAFQRLMAYECNRAFQMLKGGSPLGKTLKGRLGFELRMIIVGGQLILQKLDGCKYDMFTQRPVLDKKDWLIILKRAFLKK, via the coding sequence ATGTCCGTCAACCATTACGAAAATTTCCCCGTCGGCTCGCTTGTCATGCCGCGCCGCCTGCGCAAGCCTACCCATGCCGTTTACACTTTTGCGCGCACTGCGGACGACCTCGCCGATGAAGGCAATGCCGAGTCCGATGAACGCTTGCGCGCTTTGGACGAACTCAAATCCGAACTCGACCGCATACAGCGCGGTGAAGCGCCGCTGACCCCGCTAATGCAACGTTTGCAACGTGAAGCCATCGCGCCTTTCAAGCTGCCGCTGCAGCCGTTTTACGATCTTTTGTCCGCATTCAGTCAAGATGTTGTCAAAACCCGTTATCAGGATTTTGGCGACCTGATCGATTACTGCCGCCGTTCCGCCAATCCGGTCGGGCGCATTATGCTGCACCTGTACGGACAAACCGACGAAGTCAGCATCGCCCAAAGCGACGGCATCTGTACCGCGTTGCAACTCATCAACTTTTGGCAGGACGTTGCCGTTGATTGGCAGAAAGGCCGCGTCTATATCCCGCAGGACGACTTGCAAAAATTTAATGTCAGCGAAGCGCAAATCGCCGAAGGCAAAGCGGATTTTGCGTTCCAAAGACTGATGGCGTATGAATGCAACCGCGCGTTCCAAATGCTCAAAGGCGGTTCGCCCTTGGGTAAAACGCTGAAAGGCCGCTTGGGATTTGAATTGCGGATGATTATTGTCGGCGGACAACTGATTTTGCAGAAACTGGACGGCTGCAAATACGATATGTTTACACAACGCCCTGTTTTGGATAAAAAAGATTGGCTGATTATTCTGAAACGGGCATTCTTGAAGAAATAA
- a CDS encoding tetratricopeptide repeat protein, translated as MNTADTFYREAISHLTRTPPDFEAAVPLLRQAAQAGHAESAFQLAGCLLQGLGTSADRQAGIRLMQQAAGSGHPYARYNLLQIQESQGMPFNTLMAAYKELAEEGIIHAQLKLMRSLHDGGRHEEALQWAYMAAAQHHPQALYFLAQHHQYASPPDFAQAHLFYRQAAEQDFPAAHWQLGLQYKLGQGTDPNKQLAVVHLRHAADSGIVAAQTMLADLLLETDPQEAIHRLKAAARGGSSDAQVRLAEIYLLGKWVERNTGKAHAYAEKAAAQQHSEALRILGDIYRYGLGVVPDPIKARRYYRQAVDKGNIQAHQKLLADIALGNKPEEYAEAKEKALKKQEAEQLYQQAFAAHYGLNRHPDHLEALRLYERSALLGHGKAQTNLGMMYYNGHGTAQNYAKAAEWFEKAALNHDAMAQYNLACLYFNGTGIAHDADEACKWLEAAIRNGHDQPEVLKQLLAQWRQAAA; from the coding sequence ATGAATACCGCTGACACATTTTACAGGGAAGCAATTTCACATTTGACTAGGACACCTCCTGATTTTGAGGCAGCCGTTCCTTTGTTGCGTCAGGCTGCGCAAGCTGGGCATGCGGAATCTGCATTCCAACTTGCAGGCTGTCTGTTGCAGGGCTTAGGGACTTCGGCGGATAGGCAGGCAGGTATCAGACTGATGCAGCAGGCGGCGGGAAGCGGGCATCCTTATGCTCGATACAATCTGCTCCAGATTCAAGAATCACAAGGCATGCCTTTCAATACATTGATGGCAGCTTACAAGGAGCTGGCTGAAGAAGGTATCATCCATGCCCAGCTTAAGCTGATGCGGAGTTTGCATGACGGTGGGCGGCATGAAGAGGCGTTGCAATGGGCGTACATGGCTGCCGCTCAGCATCATCCACAGGCATTATACTTTTTAGCGCAACACCATCAATATGCCTCACCTCCCGATTTTGCTCAGGCACATTTGTTTTACCGACAAGCTGCGGAGCAGGATTTTCCTGCAGCACATTGGCAGCTGGGACTGCAATATAAATTAGGACAGGGAACCGACCCGAACAAGCAGCTTGCCGTTGTTCATCTGCGCCATGCGGCTGATAGTGGGATTGTTGCCGCACAAACCATGTTGGCGGATTTACTGCTGGAAACTGATCCGCAAGAGGCCATACACCGTTTGAAGGCTGCGGCAAGAGGCGGCAGCAGCGACGCGCAGGTAAGATTGGCAGAGATTTACCTCTTGGGAAAATGGGTGGAACGCAATACCGGCAAGGCTCATGCGTATGCGGAAAAAGCGGCTGCACAGCAGCATTCCGAAGCTTTAAGGATTTTGGGCGATATTTACCGTTATGGTCTGGGTGTGGTTCCCGATCCTATCAAGGCACGGCGCTATTACCGTCAGGCAGTGGATAAAGGAAATATCCAGGCACATCAGAAACTGCTTGCCGATATTGCCTTGGGCAATAAACCCGAGGAATATGCCGAAGCAAAAGAAAAAGCCTTGAAGAAGCAGGAGGCAGAGCAACTTTATCAGCAGGCGTTTGCCGCGCATTATGGTTTGAACCGCCATCCTGATCATTTAGAGGCATTGAGGCTGTATGAACGTTCGGCTTTATTGGGTCATGGAAAGGCGCAGACCAATTTGGGTATGATGTATTACAATGGACACGGTACGGCTCAGAATTATGCCAAAGCGGCAGAATGGTTCGAAAAAGCGGCTCTAAATCATGATGCAATGGCGCAATACAATCTTGCCTGCCTTTATTTTAACGGAACGGGCATAGCGCATGATGCAGATGAAGCGTGTAAATGGTTGGAGGCCGCTATTCGCAACGGACACGATCAGCCTGAGGTATTGAAGCAGCTTTTGGCACAATGGCGGCAGGCTGCGGCTTAA
- the ispD gene encoding 2-C-methyl-D-erythritol 4-phosphate cytidylyltransferase has protein sequence MNRRHIALIPAAGIGARFGAGKPKQYIQIHGKTVLEHTVAIFTQHPFIDLVAIIVSPDDPFINHLQTTSDKTVVFNVGGNTRAETVRNGVQTLIEKKLADNHDNILVHDAARCCLPHDALSRLIQEAGTKAEGGILAIPAADTIKRSDTDGQILETVPRADLWQAQTPQLFQAGLLNRALSASDLNGITDEASAVEQLGIRPLLVQGDIRNLKLTLPQDEFIIRLLLNT, from the coding sequence ATGAACAGACGGCACATCGCCCTGATTCCCGCCGCAGGGATCGGCGCTCGCTTCGGTGCAGGCAAACCCAAACAATATATCCAGATACACGGCAAAACCGTCTTAGAGCATACGGTTGCCATTTTTACACAACATCCGTTTATCGACTTGGTCGCCATTATTGTCTCACCTGATGATCCTTTTATTAATCATCTTCAGACAACCTCTGATAAGACAGTGGTTTTCAACGTCGGAGGCAATACCCGGGCAGAAACCGTCCGTAATGGTGTGCAAACACTGATAGAAAAGAAGTTGGCGGATAACCATGATAATATTTTGGTTCACGATGCCGCCCGCTGCTGCCTGCCCCACGATGCCCTGTCTCGCCTGATTCAGGAAGCCGGAACAAAAGCAGAAGGCGGCATTTTGGCCATTCCCGCAGCCGACACCATCAAACGTTCCGATACCGACGGACAAATCCTAGAAACCGTACCTCGTGCAGACTTATGGCAGGCACAGACACCGCAACTTTTTCAAGCAGGATTATTGAATCGCGCCCTATCCGCCTCCGACTTAAACGGTATTACCGATGAAGCCTCTGCCGTAGAACAACTGGGCATAAGGCCTCTACTGGTGCAGGGGGATATCCGCAATCTCAAATTAACCCTCCCTCAGGACGAATTTATCATACGGCTGCTTTTGAATACTTGA
- a CDS encoding RnfH family protein, with protein MLEIEIVYGTAEKQILRSIRIEQGATARTAVRQSGLDKDFPELDLNAAPLGIFGKRVKDDVLLRDRDRIEIYRPLLIDPKEARRKRVGKTK; from the coding sequence ATGCTTGAAATCGAAATTGTTTACGGCACGGCTGAAAAACAGATATTGCGCTCAATCCGTATTGAGCAAGGAGCAACCGCAAGGACGGCTGTGCGTCAAAGCGGCTTGGATAAAGATTTTCCTGAATTGGATTTGAATGCGGCCCCTTTGGGTATTTTTGGAAAAAGAGTCAAAGATGACGTTTTGTTGCGCGACCGAGACCGTATCGAGATATACCGCCCTTTACTGATTGACCCGAAAGAAGCAAGACGCAAACGGGTCGGTAAAACCAAATAA
- a CDS encoding IS5 family transposase, with protein MSTFFRQTAQAMIAKHIDRFPLLKLDQVIDWQPIEQYLNRQRTRYLRDHRGRPAYPLLSMFKAVLLGQWHSLSDPELEHSLITRIDFNLFCRFDELSIPDYSTLCRYRNWLAQDDTLSELLELINRQLTEKNPKVEKASAAVIDATIIQTAGNKQRQAIEVDEEGQVSGQTTPSKDKDARWTKKNGLYKLGYKQHTRTDEEGYIEKLHITPANVHECNHLSPLLEGIAEGTTVYADKGYDSKENRQHLKEHQLLDGIMRKAHRNRPLTEAQTKRNRYLSKTRYVVEQSFGTLHRKFRYARAAYFGLLKVSAQSHLKAMCLNLLKAANRLSVPVAA; from the coding sequence ATGAGCACCTTCTTCCGGCAAACCGCACAAGCCATGATTGCCAAACACATCGACCGCTTCCCACTATTGAAATTGGATCAAGTGATTGATTGGCAACCGATCGAACAGTACCTGAACCGTCAAAGAACCCGTTACCTTAGAGACCACCGCGGCCGTCCCGCCTATCCCCTGTTGTCCATGTTTAAAGCCGTCCTGCTCGGCCAATGGCACAGCCTCTCCGATCCCGAACTCGAACACAGCCTCATCACCCGCATCGATTTCAACCTGTTTTGCCGTTTTGACGAACTGAGCATCCCCGATTACAGCACCTTATGCCGCTACCGCAACTGGCTGGCGCAAGACGACACCCTGTCCGAATTGCTGGAACTGATTAACCGACAACTGACCGAAAAAAACCCAAAAGTAGAGAAAGCATCCGCCGCCGTCATTGATGCCACCATTATTCAGACTGCCGGCAACAAACAGCGTCAGGCCATAGAAGTCGACGAGGAAGGACAAGTCAGCGGACAAACCACACCGAGTAAGGACAAAGATGCCCGTTGGACAAAGAAAAACGGCCTCTACAAACTCGGTTACAAACAACATACCCGTACCGATGAGGAAGGCTATATCGAGAAACTGCACATCACCCCCGCCAATGTCCATGAGTGTAACCATCTTTCCCCTTTGTTGGAGGGTATTGCCGAAGGTACGACCGTTTATGCTGACAAAGGCTACGACAGCAAGGAAAACCGGCAACATCTGAAAGAGCATCAGTTGTTAGACGGCATTATGCGCAAAGCCCACCGCAACCGTCCGCTGACGGAAGCGCAAACCAAACGCAACCGATATTTGTCAAAGACCCGTTATGTGGTCGAACAAAGCTTTGGTACGCTGCACCGTAAATTCCGCTACGCCCGGGCAGCCTATTTTGGTCTGCTCAAAGTGAGTGCGCAAAGCCATCTGAAGGCGATGTGTTTGAACCTGTTGAAAGCGGCTAACAGGCTAAGTGTGCCTGTTGCTGCTTAA
- a CDS encoding DUF4124 domain-containing protein — MKLKLSALSVLAAAVLCSSGALAADSVYTWKNGKGNSYSDTPNRLQLDRSNVMNIRTHSVKAAVKPKSEAADEGTLAEQQAKLNERMLAKNKLIEEQNKKIEEENRKNKEDNCRVARMNQQSAESARVANRDDLVKRYQGDVAKYCN, encoded by the coding sequence ATGAAATTGAAACTTTCTGCATTATCCGTATTGGCGGCGGCAGTTTTGTGTTCTTCCGGCGCATTGGCGGCTGACAGTGTCTATACATGGAAAAACGGCAAGGGGAACAGCTATTCCGATACGCCGAACCGGCTCCAGCTTGACCGCTCCAATGTGATGAATATCCGTACGCACAGCGTCAAGGCGGCAGTCAAACCCAAATCCGAAGCTGCGGACGAGGGTACGCTGGCAGAGCAACAGGCGAAATTAAATGAGCGGATGTTGGCTAAGAATAAACTGATTGAGGAGCAAAACAAAAAAATTGAGGAAGAAAACCGTAAAAACAAAGAAGACAACTGCCGTGTCGCACGAATGAACCAACAGTCTGCCGAAAGCGCGCGCGTTGCCAATCGTGATGATTTGGTCAAACGGTATCAAGGGGATGTTGCCAAATATTGCAATTAA
- a CDS encoding IS30 family transposase: protein MSYTQLTQDERYHIQYLSRHCTIAEIAKQLNRHKSTISREIKRHCIQGQQYSAEKAQKQSRLTKQHRRKPYKLDSQLVQHIDTLIRRKLSPEQVCAYLHKHHGITLHHSTIYRYLRQDKSNGGTLWQHLRICSKPYRKRYGSTWTRGKVPDRVGIENRPAIVDRKTRIGDWEADTIVGKNQKSALLTLVERTTRYTIICKLKNLKAEDTARAAIRVLKAYKARVHTITMDNGKEFYQHTKIAKALKAKTYFCRPYHSWEKGLNENTNGLIRQYFPKQTDFRNISDREIRRVQDELNHRPRKTLGYETPSVLFLNLFQPLVP from the coding sequence ATGAGCTACACACAACTGACCCAAGACGAACGATACCATATCCAATACCTGTCCCGCCACTGCACCATCGCCGAAATCGCCAAACAGCTCAACCGCCACAAAAGCACCATCAGCCGCGAAATCAAGCGGCACTGCATCCAAGGACAGCAATACAGCGCCGAAAAAGCACAGAAGCAAAGCCGGCTGACCAAACAGCACCGGCGAAAACCCTATAAGCTCGATTCGCAGCTGGTTCAACACATCGACACCCTTATCCGCCGCAAACTCAGTCCCGAACAAGTATGTGCCTACCTGCATAAACACCACGGGATCACACTCCATCACAGCACCATTTACCGCTACCTTCGCCAAGACAAAAGCAACGGCGGCACTTTGTGGCAACACCTCAGAATATGCAGCAAACCCTACCGCAAACGCTACGGCAGCACATGGACCAGAGGCAAAGTGCCCGACCGCGTCGGCATAGAGAACCGACCTGCTATCGTCGACCGGAAAACCCGCATCGGCGATTGGGAGGCCGACACCATCGTCGGCAAAAATCAGAAAAGCGCGTTATTGACCTTGGTCGAACGCACTACCCGCTACACCATCATCTGCAAATTAAAGAACTTAAAAGCCGAAGACACTGCCCGGGCGGCCATTAGGGTATTAAAGGCATATAAAGCCAGAGTCCACACCATCACCATGGATAACGGCAAAGAGTTCTACCAACACACCAAAATAGCCAAAGCATTGAAGGCGAAAACCTATTTTTGCCGCCCTTACCATTCTTGGGAAAAAGGGCTGAATGAGAACACCAATGGACTCATCCGGCAATATTTCCCCAAACAAACCGATTTCCGAAACATCAGCGATCGGGAGATACGCAGGGTTCAAGATGAGTTGAACCACCGGCCGAGAAAAACACTTGGCTACGAAACGCCAAGTGTTTTATTCTTAAATCTGTTCCAACCACTGGTACCCTAG
- the crcB gene encoding fluoride efflux transporter CrcB, whose protein sequence is MNFLNIFPVTLGAVVGAVLRWILGLLLPVAPLLGWGTLAANWIGALLIGFCAEWVADPQWRLLLITGFLGSLTTLSSFSLESVAMMQEGRWGAAALSVCLHVGGSFILTAAGIWLAHCLK, encoded by the coding sequence ATGAACTTCTTAAATATTTTTCCGGTCACACTAGGGGCGGTTGTCGGCGCGGTGTTGCGTTGGATACTTGGTTTGCTGCTTCCCGTTGCGCCGCTTTTGGGCTGGGGGACGCTGGCCGCAAACTGGATAGGGGCTTTGCTTATCGGATTTTGTGCCGAATGGGTCGCAGATCCCCAATGGCGTTTGCTGTTGATTACGGGTTTCTTAGGCAGTCTGACCACATTGTCCTCTTTTTCCCTTGAATCGGTGGCTATGATGCAGGAGGGGCGGTGGGGGGCTGCTGCATTATCCGTATGCCTCCATGTCGGCGGTTCGTTTATATTAACGGCAGCGGGTATTTGGTTGGCACATTGTTTGAAATGA
- a CDS encoding type II toxin-antitoxin system RatA family toxin, with amino-acid sequence MKKVEKNVLVLHSAKQMFDLVDKVEDYPNFLPWYSKTEVIERKDKELKARLFMDYMGVRQSFATHNHNIPGSEIRMDLLEGPFKTLRGTWKFIDLGGDMCKIEFRLEYDFSNMLLSTVISPVFNHLSGTLVDAFVKEADRRYA; translated from the coding sequence ATGAAAAAGGTTGAAAAAAACGTATTGGTGCTGCACAGCGCAAAACAGATGTTCGACTTGGTCGATAAAGTTGAGGACTATCCAAACTTTCTCCCATGGTACAGTAAAACCGAAGTCATAGAGCGCAAAGATAAGGAACTCAAAGCACGGCTGTTCATGGACTATATGGGTGTGCGTCAATCTTTTGCGACACACAACCACAACATTCCCGGCTCGGAAATCCGTATGGACTTGCTGGAAGGCCCTTTCAAAACCTTGCGCGGTACATGGAAGTTTATCGATTTGGGCGGTGATATGTGTAAAATCGAATTTCGTTTGGAATATGATTTTTCCAATATGCTGCTTTCTACCGTCATTTCCCCCGTATTCAACCACCTCTCCGGTACGCTGGTCGATGCATTCGTCAAAGAGGCAGACAGACGCTATGCTTGA